Proteins from a single region of Gordonia hongkongensis:
- a CDS encoding TetR/AcrR family transcriptional regulator, which produces MSGGTGEADIRPATRPLGGWRDYGEPELPVPLAAALAAFAEQGYHGTSVREIAARANLSVPGLYHHYPSKQSLLQGLLERTMTDLLARSEAAIVEAGPEPIRQFDAVVESLLRFHMYRREQAFVGSTEIRSLDDNYRPTYIGHRDRQQRMVDVIVFAGVETGEFTTEYPKDAARAVATMCVGVSTWFKLDGLLGPDELIARNLQMARALVGYRTP; this is translated from the coding sequence ATGAGTGGCGGAACCGGCGAAGCAGACATCCGTCCGGCGACGCGGCCACTGGGCGGCTGGCGGGATTACGGCGAGCCCGAACTGCCGGTCCCGTTGGCGGCGGCGCTGGCGGCGTTCGCCGAACAGGGCTACCACGGGACCTCGGTCCGGGAGATCGCCGCGCGGGCCAATTTGTCGGTGCCAGGGCTCTATCACCACTACCCGTCGAAGCAGTCGTTGCTGCAGGGGCTCCTCGAACGCACGATGACCGACCTCCTGGCACGCTCGGAGGCCGCGATCGTCGAGGCGGGTCCCGAGCCGATCCGGCAGTTCGACGCCGTCGTCGAGTCGCTTCTGCGGTTCCACATGTATCGCCGCGAGCAGGCGTTCGTCGGTTCCACCGAGATCCGCAGCCTCGACGACAACTACCGGCCCACCTACATCGGACACCGGGACCGCCAGCAGCGGATGGTCGACGTGATCGTCTTCGCCGGCGTCGAAACGGGTGAGTTCACCACCGAGTATCCGAAAGATGCGGCGCGTGCCGTGGCCACCATGTGCGTCGGGGTGTCCACCTGGTTCAAGCTCGACGGTCTGCTGGGTCCGGACGAACTCATCGCGCGCAATCTCCAGATGGCCCGCGCGCTGGTCGGGTATCGCACACCCTGA
- a CDS encoding TetR/AcrR family transcriptional regulator: MGRAPSTPDSRSGADSDAAGTLRAYGGEGGDTRVARRRSALIDAGLDLLGADDVGAVTVRGVCRQAGLTARYFYESFESVDQLVGVMYDEVIEEIAQASLAAFSEGASMRAKVAGAVSAIVDVIDADRRKGRLLFSQALLSPVIAAKRMESTTLFAGLTLQSTSAILDVHVGPAAAVGVAHYQVGGLSRLLAAWLEGEVELGKADVVDLSIALLVSPAEMLEKSLSRRTGDAE, from the coding sequence ATGGGACGAGCACCATCGACCCCGGACAGCCGTTCCGGTGCGGACTCCGACGCGGCCGGCACGCTTCGGGCCTATGGCGGCGAGGGCGGCGACACCCGGGTCGCGCGGCGTCGATCCGCCCTCATCGATGCAGGACTGGATCTGCTCGGCGCCGATGACGTGGGCGCGGTGACCGTGCGCGGCGTGTGCCGGCAGGCCGGACTCACCGCCCGTTACTTCTACGAGAGCTTCGAATCCGTCGATCAGCTGGTCGGCGTCATGTACGACGAGGTCATCGAAGAGATCGCGCAAGCCAGTCTGGCAGCCTTCTCCGAGGGGGCCAGCATGCGTGCGAAGGTCGCCGGTGCGGTGTCGGCGATCGTCGACGTCATCGACGCGGACCGCCGCAAAGGCAGGCTGCTCTTCTCGCAGGCGCTTCTGAGTCCGGTCATCGCGGCCAAGCGCATGGAGTCGACGACGTTGTTCGCCGGCCTCACCCTGCAGAGCACGTCGGCCATTCTCGACGTCCACGTCGGGCCGGCGGCAGCGGTCGGCGTTGCGCACTATCAGGTCGGCGGTCTGAGCCGGTTGCTCGCGGCGTGGCTCGAGGGCGAGGTCGAACTCGGCAAGGCCGACGTGGTGGATCTGAGCATCGCGCTGCTCGTCTCACCCGCCGAGATGCTCGAGAAGAGTCTCTCGCGTCGCACCGGCGATGCGGAGTAG
- a CDS encoding oxygenase MpaB family protein — MATEPITSGSSALSAQPVTDVTAEVQEFLTAERPDTEFLPSSARMSRAELDALPTSDLDPLGIGVIAGAANVIMQLSLPAVGYGVYESRVDSGNLFKHPMKRGRTTLSYLAVAGLGSAKDRKAYRKAIGKAHAQVRSTANSPVKYNAFDPKLQLWVAACLYRGTEDVHRIFGGVTEVTDERYQAGAVLGTTLQVPREMWPATREDFETYWNDTVETLEIDDTIREYLMSIARAEFLGPVISRLFGWHFEIMAIGFLPENFRRKMRVQLSPWQELYFDKHNAVLRAIITRAPRWVRGFPFNVLLADVRWRMRTGRPLV, encoded by the coding sequence ATGGCAACGGAGCCTATCACCAGTGGAAGTTCGGCACTGTCAGCACAACCGGTGACGGATGTGACCGCCGAAGTGCAGGAGTTTCTCACCGCGGAGCGCCCCGACACCGAGTTCCTCCCCTCCTCCGCCCGTATGTCCCGCGCAGAGCTCGATGCACTCCCCACCAGCGACCTCGACCCGCTCGGCATCGGTGTGATCGCGGGCGCGGCGAACGTGATCATGCAGCTCAGCCTCCCCGCGGTCGGTTACGGCGTGTACGAGAGCCGCGTCGACTCGGGAAACCTGTTCAAGCATCCGATGAAGCGCGGCCGCACCACGTTGAGCTACCTCGCCGTCGCCGGACTCGGTAGCGCCAAAGACCGGAAGGCCTACCGCAAGGCCATCGGCAAGGCCCATGCGCAGGTCCGTTCGACCGCCAACAGCCCGGTGAAGTACAACGCCTTTGATCCGAAGCTGCAGTTGTGGGTCGCCGCGTGTCTGTACCGAGGCACCGAGGACGTCCATCGCATCTTCGGCGGGGTCACCGAGGTGACCGACGAGCGCTATCAGGCCGGCGCCGTTCTGGGCACGACGCTGCAGGTCCCCCGCGAGATGTGGCCCGCCACCCGCGAGGACTTCGAGACCTACTGGAACGACACGGTCGAGACGCTCGAGATCGACGACACCATCCGCGAGTACCTGATGTCGATCGCGCGCGCCGAGTTCCTCGGCCCGGTGATCTCGCGGCTCTTCGGCTGGCATTTCGAGATCATGGCCATCGGCTTCCTGCCGGAGAACTTCCGCCGCAAGATGCGCGTCCAGCTCTCGCCGTGGCAGGAGCTGTACTTCGACAAGCACAACGCGGTCCTGCGCGCGATCATCACGCGGGCCCCGCGGTGGGTGCGCGGCTTTCCGTTCAACGTCCTGCTCGCCGACGTCCGGTGGCGCATGCGCACCGGGCGGCCGCTGGTCTGA
- a CDS encoding alpha-hydroxy-acid oxidizing protein, whose protein sequence is MTAGYGRARQNDIYTAGVHRRKPRVPTDFAELERRARRAMSARAWAYIGGGAGEGRTMAANRAALDRWAIVPRILRDVSQRNLEVELFGRRITAPVLFAPVGAGSLAAPDADALIGRAAAELGVPYILSNQASVSMEDVAAAMDDTSAGAPRWFQLYWSTDDDLVDSLLERAAAIRAEAVVVTLDTTMLGWRPQDLNLGSLPFAQGEGIAQYTSDRRFVDIVAERLRGAADERPEISLGAIATLLSITRNAPGWFLQNLRSPQPRAAVQTFLDIYSRPSLNWDDLAGLRARTALPIVLKGVLHPDDARRAVDAGVDGIIVSNHGGRQVDGAISTIDALDTIAPVVDGRIKVLIDSGIYTGSDVFKALALGADAACIRRPHMYGLALAGADGARDAVADIIAELDLTLGLSGHTDVADLDREALRRM, encoded by the coding sequence ATGACCGCGGGATATGGGCGTGCACGGCAGAACGACATCTACACCGCCGGGGTGCACCGGCGAAAGCCGCGTGTACCAACGGATTTCGCCGAGCTCGAGCGACGTGCGAGACGTGCGATGTCGGCGCGTGCGTGGGCGTACATCGGCGGTGGTGCCGGTGAGGGACGCACCATGGCCGCCAACCGCGCGGCACTCGACCGCTGGGCGATCGTGCCGCGCATCCTGCGGGATGTCTCGCAGCGCAACCTCGAGGTCGAATTGTTCGGTCGCCGCATCACGGCGCCGGTGCTGTTCGCGCCGGTCGGCGCCGGTTCGCTCGCCGCGCCCGACGCCGACGCCCTCATCGGGCGTGCGGCCGCGGAACTCGGTGTCCCCTACATCTTGTCGAATCAGGCGAGCGTCTCGATGGAGGACGTCGCGGCCGCGATGGACGACACGAGCGCCGGGGCGCCGCGCTGGTTCCAGCTGTACTGGTCCACCGACGACGACCTCGTCGACAGCCTCCTGGAGCGCGCGGCGGCCATCCGCGCCGAGGCCGTCGTCGTCACGCTGGACACGACGATGCTCGGGTGGCGGCCGCAGGACCTGAACCTGGGTTCGCTGCCGTTCGCGCAGGGTGAGGGCATCGCCCAGTACACGTCCGACCGCAGGTTCGTCGACATCGTCGCCGAACGGCTACGTGGCGCTGCTGACGAACGTCCGGAGATCTCCCTCGGCGCAATCGCCACCCTCCTCTCCATCACCCGCAACGCCCCGGGCTGGTTTCTGCAGAACCTGCGGTCGCCCCAGCCGCGCGCCGCGGTGCAGACCTTCCTCGACATCTACTCGCGACCGTCGCTGAACTGGGACGATCTTGCCGGCCTGCGCGCCCGCACCGCTCTTCCGATCGTGCTGAAGGGCGTGCTGCACCCCGACGATGCGCGTCGCGCCGTGGACGCCGGGGTGGACGGCATCATCGTCTCCAACCACGGCGGTCGGCAGGTCGACGGCGCGATCAGCACGATCGACGCTCTCGACACCATCGCGCCGGTCGTCGACGGTCGCATCAAGGTCCTCATCGACTCCGGGATCTACACCGGTTCCGACGTGTTCAAGGCGCTCGCACTCGGGGCCGACGCCGCCTGCATCAGACGACCGCACATGTACGGCCTGGCGCTCGCGGGAGCCGACGGTGCCCGCGACGCGGTCGCCGACATCATCGCCGAACTCGACCTCACCCTCGGACTGTCCGGGCACACCGACGTCGCCGACCTCGACCGCGAGGCGCTGCGCCGGATGTAG